One window of Candidatus Methylocalor cossyra genomic DNA carries:
- a CDS encoding ABC transporter ATP-binding protein translates to MADTAVRFDGVSKKFRRTLSAGVLYGLEDLARALLRQPARESLRRDEFWAVRDISFAARRGECIGILGPNGAGKSTLLKLADREYRPDRGRVVTTGQVKSLIRLGSGLQPLLTGRENIYAKCAELGIGQREARRRLDDIVSFGGLEKVLDTPVKRYSDGLYARLEFAIVTAVPLDILLLDEVLAVCDLAFQVRCLERLQQLKRAGTTILFVSHSEPNIRHVADRCLLLFEGQALAYGEPPALFRKYYQALGFRDPGWEAWAAPATAPAEAAAWLTDLEVAGTPPGELPRGHTGQPLELIARYATTTGELPPVSLALEFWNAAGLQVASLDSGSTPLRLAPVGRLRVRIPFLGLTAGVYRVAGGFRQGGQWLGYRDPLLRLGVVQDRCASQAPLVLPAEVVQAD, encoded by the coding sequence GTGGCCGACACCGCTGTCCGGTTCGACGGGGTCTCGAAGAAATTTCGCCGCACCCTGTCCGCCGGTGTCCTTTACGGCCTCGAAGATCTTGCCCGCGCCCTGCTCCGCCAACCCGCGCGGGAATCCCTGCGGCGGGACGAATTTTGGGCTGTGCGGGACATCTCCTTCGCCGCCCGGCGCGGCGAATGCATCGGCATCCTCGGCCCCAATGGCGCCGGGAAAAGCACGCTGCTCAAGCTGGCCGACCGGGAGTATCGCCCGGACCGGGGGCGGGTGGTCACCACCGGCCAGGTCAAATCCCTGATCCGCCTCGGCAGCGGCCTACAGCCCTTGCTGACCGGCCGGGAGAACATCTACGCGAAGTGCGCCGAGCTGGGGATCGGCCAGCGCGAGGCCCGGCGCCGGCTGGACGACATCGTCAGCTTCGGCGGTCTGGAAAAGGTCCTCGACACCCCAGTCAAGCGCTATTCCGACGGCCTTTACGCCCGCCTGGAATTCGCCATCGTGACCGCGGTTCCCTTGGATATTCTCCTCCTCGACGAGGTCCTGGCGGTGTGCGACCTGGCCTTCCAGGTGCGCTGCCTGGAACGGCTGCAACAACTGAAGCGGGCCGGGACCACGATTCTGTTCGTCTCCCATTCCGAGCCCAACATCCGTCACGTGGCCGATCGCTGCCTGTTGTTGTTCGAGGGCCAGGCCCTCGCTTACGGCGAACCCCCGGCCCTGTTCCGCAAGTACTACCAAGCGCTGGGATTCCGCGACCCGGGCTGGGAGGCGTGGGCCGCGCCAGCGACCGCACCGGCGGAAGCCGCCGCTTGGCTTACGGACCTGGAAGTGGCCGGAACGCCTCCGGGAGAACTGCCGCGGGGCCACACCGGCCAACCCTTGGAGCTGATCGCCCGCTATGCAACCACAACCGGCGAGCTTCCGCCGGTTAGTCTGGCGCTGGAATTCTGGAACGCGGCGGGGCTCCAGGTGGCCTCCCTCGATTCCGGCAGTACCCCGTTGCGGCTGGCGCCGGTGGGAAGGTTGCGGGTAAGGATTCCGTTTCTGGGGCTTACCGCCGGCGTGTACCGGGTCGCCGGTGGGTTTCGGCAGGGCGGACAGTGGCTCGGCTACCGGGACCCGCTGCTCCGGCTCGGGGTGGTGCAAGACCGGTGCGCGTCCCAGGCGCCGCTAGTCCTGCCGGCGGAAGTCGTCCAGGCAGACTGA
- a CDS encoding endonuclease/exonuclease/phosphatase family protein: MEHAASYGNAPATQAPTTGARGAGAEAGLTMPSGEAVTRQTPSEIPAPKPTPGRRHLKLASFNIQTGISTTCFRDYITGSWRHLWPSEKRLLNLDRIAHLLRPFDIVGLQEVDGGGARSHHIVQTQYLAEQAGFAHWHNQVNRRIGNLALHSNGLLSRIKPDSIHDYKLPGLPGRGALLARFGRLGEEALYLCVLHLALGRRSRLRQLGFISDLIHDLPYVVLMGDLNCEPHSPELKLLVRNTRLCDPACEIKTFPSWRPHRMLDHILVTPELKVRKVQVLDFACSDHLPIAMEIELPQKLRFAL; the protein is encoded by the coding sequence ATGGAACATGCCGCTTCCTATGGCAATGCTCCAGCCACGCAGGCGCCCACCACCGGCGCGCGCGGCGCCGGTGCCGAGGCGGGGCTGACCATGCCCTCCGGAGAGGCCGTCACCCGTCAGACCCCGTCCGAGATTCCGGCGCCCAAGCCGACGCCGGGGAGACGGCATCTCAAGTTGGCCAGCTTCAACATCCAAACCGGCATCAGCACCACCTGCTTTCGCGATTACATCACCGGGAGTTGGCGCCATCTGTGGCCGTCGGAAAAACGCCTGCTCAACCTCGACCGGATCGCCCACCTGCTCCGGCCTTTCGACATCGTTGGTCTGCAGGAAGTGGACGGCGGTGGCGCCCGCAGCCACCACATCGTGCAAACCCAATACCTAGCCGAGCAGGCGGGCTTCGCCCACTGGCACAACCAGGTCAACCGGCGCATCGGCAATCTGGCCCTGCATAGTAACGGCCTGCTGAGCCGGATCAAGCCCGACTCGATCCACGACTACAAATTGCCCGGGTTGCCGGGGCGGGGCGCGCTGTTGGCGCGCTTCGGGCGGCTCGGAGAGGAGGCGCTCTACCTGTGCGTGCTGCATCTGGCCCTAGGGCGCCGGTCCCGCCTCCGTCAGCTGGGCTTCATCAGTGACCTGATCCATGATCTGCCTTACGTGGTGCTGATGGGGGATCTCAATTGCGAGCCCCATTCGCCCGAGTTGAAGCTCTTGGTCCGCAACACCCGGTTGTGCGATCCGGCCTGCGAGATCAAGACCTTCCCCAGTTGGCGGCCGCACCGGATGCTGGACCACATCCTGGTGACGCCGGAGCTGAAGGTGCGGAAGGTTCAGGTGCTGGATTTCGCCTGCTCCGACCACCTGCCCATCGCTATGGAAATTGAACTGCCCCAGAAGCTCCGCTTTGCGCTGTGA
- a CDS encoding uroporphyrinogen-III C-methyltransferase codes for MPATGQPAVPADTVETPTVAPPPPTSPRPRSSAWVGYLVLLVVLPLLVFGGWYLLRQLRSGQEGLDSQANRKDQQLLEVTRQLSSLQAELASLHSQVAALQSQIATQDAKVERALGDQRDQLNERLNLARTEFSGQVQHIQRQLNKSRGDLMVADAEYLLSIANQKLHLVGDVKSVLAAMEAADQRLHDSGDPAVFKVREALAEEIDRLKKLDAPDVVGMSAKLLALENKAKTLPLRLPAAASAKQRAQESEAERSEQERQEEGKSALDAALEDIKELVTVRHTDRPVAEILTPEQAEALRQVLLLKLEAARAALLRSDEALYRASLTSALDWLKEHFDPEAPQSRDLASELEALLAHDISIPFPDISQSLSLLRNIERLRLEAEEKGAHGEAQRPAPPSAPAPGSAGPASGAQP; via the coding sequence ATGCCGGCCACCGGACAACCCGCCGTGCCGGCAGACACCGTCGAGACTCCGACCGTCGCACCGCCCCCCCCAACGAGTCCCAGGCCCCGCAGCAGCGCCTGGGTCGGCTATTTGGTTCTGCTCGTGGTACTGCCTTTGCTGGTGTTCGGCGGCTGGTACCTGCTCCGCCAATTGCGCTCCGGGCAGGAGGGCCTGGACAGCCAAGCGAACCGCAAGGATCAACAGCTCCTGGAAGTCACCCGGCAACTGAGCTCGCTGCAGGCAGAACTGGCCAGCCTGCATTCCCAGGTGGCCGCGCTCCAATCCCAGATCGCCACCCAAGACGCCAAGGTGGAACGGGCCCTCGGCGACCAGCGGGATCAGCTCAATGAACGGCTCAATCTGGCCCGGACCGAATTCTCCGGCCAGGTACAGCACATCCAGCGCCAGCTCAACAAGAGCCGCGGCGACCTCATGGTGGCTGACGCCGAGTACCTGCTGAGCATCGCCAACCAGAAGCTGCACCTGGTGGGCGACGTCAAATCGGTGCTGGCCGCCATGGAGGCAGCGGATCAGCGCCTGCACGACAGCGGCGACCCGGCGGTGTTCAAGGTCCGCGAGGCCCTGGCGGAAGAGATCGACCGGCTCAAGAAACTGGACGCGCCGGACGTGGTGGGTATGTCCGCCAAGCTGTTGGCCCTGGAAAACAAGGCCAAAACCCTGCCCCTGCGGCTCCCCGCAGCGGCCAGCGCCAAGCAGCGGGCCCAAGAGTCCGAGGCCGAGCGCTCCGAGCAAGAGCGGCAGGAGGAAGGCAAAAGCGCCCTGGACGCCGCTTTGGAGGACATCAAGGAGCTGGTCACGGTACGCCACACCGACCGCCCAGTGGCGGAAATCCTCACCCCGGAGCAGGCCGAAGCCCTGCGCCAGGTCTTGCTGCTCAAACTGGAGGCGGCCCGCGCCGCCCTGCTACGGAGCGACGAGGCCCTGTACCGAGCCAGCCTCACCTCCGCCCTCGACTGGCTCAAGGAACATTTCGACCCCGAAGCGCCGCAATCCCGGGACCTGGCGAGCGAGCTGGAGGCGCTGCTCGCCCACGACATCAGCATCCCTTTCCCGGACATCAGCCAGTCCCTGAGCCTATTGCGCAACATCGAACGGTTACGGCTGGAAGCGGAGGAAAAGGGGGCCCACGGGGAGGCGCAGCGCCCCGCCCCGCCGAGCGCACCCGCTCCGGGCTCGGCCGGGCCGGCATCCGGAGCACAACCGTGA
- a CDS encoding ThiF family adenylyltransferase has translation MNHGFAYWTAFARNIGWVTVAEQAVLRRRRVAIGGLGGVGGSHLLTLARLGIGAFHIADFDVFDLANFNRQVGASLASLGRPKVEVLAEMAGAINPELSLVKFPDGVTADNLGRFLDGVDVYVDGLDFFAHTARRAVFAACRERGIPAVTVAPLGMGAALLVFLPEGMSFDEYFGLAGCPEEEQSLRFLVGLAPGRLHQRYLVEPGRIDLRHRRGPSTAMACELCAGIAASEVLKLLLRRGKVWPAPHGFQFDAFGNRLAHTWRPGGHRNPWQRRALAEARRQFLGLKERAGSAPETPMAQVLDLARWAPSGDNAQPWRFQLLDERRCVVHGRPGVQDGVYDLDGRSGLLALGALLENITIAAREFGFRAECRRRPDSPETAPRLDVELLPDPGAPLSPLFPCLTLRTTQRRPLSRTPLSPEHKRRLEEAAGPGYGIVWLERERLRVANLLFRNAKIRFTIPEAFPVHRAVIQWHSRFSEDRIPDQAIGLDPLTTALMRWTLGSWGRARFVGTYLGGTVLPRLQLDWLPGLFCAAHFALLAEAMPRTADDYLGAGRALQRVWLTATLLGLQVQPEMTPLIFARYVREGRRFTELESALRTAERVAAEWAALIGPEQAPRAVFFARIGHGPRPVARSLRLPLVKLRWEESSGWGGSGLPVSPGPGGSAAGSGPARGRPG, from the coding sequence ATGAACCATGGGTTCGCTTATTGGACCGCCTTTGCCCGCAACATCGGCTGGGTCACGGTGGCCGAACAGGCGGTGCTGCGCCGCCGCCGGGTCGCCATCGGCGGCTTGGGCGGGGTGGGAGGCAGCCACCTGCTGACCCTGGCCCGACTGGGCATCGGGGCGTTTCACATCGCCGATTTCGATGTCTTCGATTTGGCCAATTTCAACCGCCAGGTCGGCGCCTCCCTGGCCAGCCTCGGTCGGCCGAAGGTGGAAGTGCTGGCCGAGATGGCCGGGGCCATCAACCCCGAACTGTCCCTGGTCAAGTTCCCGGACGGGGTGACCGCCGACAACCTGGGGAGATTCCTCGACGGGGTGGACGTCTACGTCGACGGGCTGGACTTCTTCGCCCATACGGCGCGCCGCGCGGTGTTCGCCGCCTGCCGAGAACGGGGCATCCCGGCGGTGACCGTGGCGCCCCTGGGGATGGGGGCGGCGCTGCTGGTATTCCTGCCGGAGGGCATGAGCTTCGACGAGTATTTCGGCCTGGCCGGCTGCCCGGAGGAGGAGCAGAGCCTCCGATTCTTGGTGGGGTTGGCGCCCGGGCGTTTGCACCAGCGCTACCTGGTCGAACCCGGCCGCATCGACCTCCGGCACCGCCGGGGTCCCTCCACCGCCATGGCCTGCGAGCTGTGCGCCGGGATCGCCGCCAGCGAGGTGCTGAAGTTGCTGCTGCGCCGGGGCAAGGTTTGGCCGGCGCCCCACGGCTTCCAGTTCGACGCCTTCGGTAATCGGTTGGCCCATACCTGGCGCCCGGGGGGCCACCGCAATCCCTGGCAGCGGCGGGCCCTGGCGGAGGCCCGCCGGCAGTTCTTGGGGCTTAAGGAGCGCGCCGGGAGTGCCCCGGAAACCCCCATGGCCCAGGTGTTGGATCTGGCCCGCTGGGCGCCCAGCGGCGACAACGCCCAGCCCTGGCGGTTCCAGCTGCTAGACGAGCGGCGCTGTGTGGTGCACGGCCGGCCCGGGGTCCAGGACGGCGTGTATGACCTCGACGGTCGCTCGGGGCTCCTAGCCCTCGGCGCCTTGCTGGAAAACATCACCATCGCCGCCCGGGAGTTCGGCTTCCGGGCCGAATGCCGGCGCCGCCCGGACAGCCCGGAGACCGCCCCGCGCCTGGATGTGGAGTTGCTCCCGGACCCCGGGGCGCCCCTGAGCCCGCTGTTTCCCTGCCTCACCCTGCGCACCACCCAGCGCCGTCCGCTATCCCGTACCCCGCTGTCGCCCGAGCACAAGCGGCGCCTGGAGGAGGCCGCGGGGCCCGGCTACGGCATCGTCTGGCTGGAGCGGGAGCGCCTGCGGGTGGCCAATCTGCTGTTCCGCAATGCCAAGATCCGCTTCACTATTCCGGAGGCATTTCCGGTGCACCGCGCCGTCATCCAGTGGCACAGCCGTTTCAGCGAGGACCGGATCCCGGACCAGGCCATCGGCTTGGACCCACTGACCACCGCCCTGATGCGCTGGACCTTGGGCAGCTGGGGGCGGGCCCGGTTCGTGGGCACCTATCTGGGTGGCACGGTGCTGCCCAGGCTCCAGCTGGACTGGCTCCCCGGCCTATTCTGCGCCGCCCATTTCGCCCTGTTGGCGGAGGCCATGCCCCGGACGGCGGACGATTACCTGGGGGCCGGCCGCGCCCTGCAGCGGGTATGGCTGACGGCGACGCTGCTGGGGTTGCAGGTGCAGCCGGAAATGACGCCACTGATCTTCGCCCGCTATGTGCGCGAGGGGCGACGTTTCACCGAGCTGGAGTCAGCGCTCCGGACCGCCGAGCGGGTGGCCGCCGAGTGGGCCGCCCTGATCGGTCCCGAGCAGGCGCCGCGGGCGGTCTTCTTCGCCCGCATCGGTCACGGGCCGCGGCCTGTGGCGCGGTCGTTGCGCTTGCCGCTGGTGAAGTTGCGCTGGGAGGAATCCTCAGGCTGGGGTGGGAGTGGGCTTCCGGTTAGCCCTGGTCCCGGCGGGTCCGCCGCTGGCTCAGGGCCCGCCCGAGGGCGACCAGGCTGA
- a CDS encoding heme biosynthesis HemY N-terminal domain-containing protein, with protein MRRRIVFSLAAVFLVLGLVAFGYRHLATHGNAGYVIIGLDRWVLETSLYVMVVALVLAFLLFYLMVRALLHAWRLPKAIKRRDLERRSRRSQEALVAGLLETAEGNWEKAERNLIRHAADSGTPLINYLTAARAAHSRGAHAQRDQYLELARQSTPKAELAVELTRAELQLSTRQFQEALESLTRLQRIAPGHAAVLRLLHRVYAQMEDWEALQRLLPALHKHKVLMEAELKLLETETYSALLKQKAQTRDVTALRELWSRIPPHIRELTKVAALYFAAMIEAGAGAEIEEALRLALGKDWNETLLVLYGCIELADTERQLHHAENWLAVHAQDAVLLRVLAKLALRIGHTAKAQDYLQRSLAAEPSVEAYQLLGDLLFARKDFAAASEFYRKGLMLASSEVVHQIERHPEDQPAPAPVTGALAASV; from the coding sequence GTGAGAAGAAGGATCGTCTTTTCGCTGGCCGCCGTGTTTTTGGTGCTGGGGCTGGTGGCGTTCGGCTATCGCCACCTGGCCACCCACGGCAACGCTGGCTACGTGATCATCGGGCTGGACCGTTGGGTGCTGGAAACCTCCCTGTACGTGATGGTAGTGGCCCTAGTGCTGGCCTTCCTGCTGTTTTATCTGATGGTCCGCGCCTTGCTCCACGCCTGGCGCCTACCCAAAGCCATCAAGCGGCGGGACCTGGAGCGGCGCAGCCGGCGCTCCCAGGAGGCCCTGGTCGCCGGCCTCCTGGAAACGGCGGAGGGCAACTGGGAAAAGGCAGAAAGAAACCTCATCCGCCACGCCGCCGACAGCGGCACCCCGCTCATCAACTACCTGACGGCGGCGCGGGCCGCCCACTCCCGCGGCGCCCATGCCCAGCGCGACCAATATCTCGAGTTGGCCCGACAAAGCACGCCCAAGGCCGAACTGGCGGTGGAACTGACCCGCGCCGAACTGCAGCTGTCCACCCGGCAATTCCAGGAGGCCCTGGAGTCCTTGACCCGCTTGCAGCGCATCGCCCCGGGACACGCCGCGGTGCTGCGCCTCCTGCACCGCGTCTATGCCCAGATGGAGGACTGGGAGGCCTTACAGCGCTTGCTTCCTGCCCTACACAAACACAAGGTGTTGATGGAAGCCGAACTCAAGCTGCTGGAAACCGAGACCTACAGCGCCCTCCTCAAGCAAAAGGCGCAAACCCGCGATGTCACCGCCCTGCGGGAACTGTGGAGCCGCATTCCGCCCCACATCCGGGAGCTCACCAAAGTCGCGGCCCTGTACTTCGCGGCCATGATCGAGGCCGGCGCCGGTGCCGAAATCGAGGAAGCCCTGCGCTTGGCCCTGGGTAAGGACTGGAACGAAACGCTGTTGGTGCTGTACGGCTGCATCGAATTGGCGGATACGGAAAGGCAGTTGCATCACGCGGAGAACTGGCTGGCGGTCCATGCCCAGGATGCGGTGCTGTTACGGGTGCTGGCCAAGCTCGCCCTGCGCATCGGGCATACCGCCAAGGCCCAGGACTATCTACAGCGCAGCCTCGCTGCCGAACCCAGCGTGGAAGCCTATCAACTCCTAGGCGATCTCCTGTTCGCCCGGAAGGACTTCGCCGCGGCCAGCGAGTTCTACCGCAAGGGTCTGATGCTCGCCTCGAGCGAAGTGGTCCACCAGATCGAGCGCCATCCCGAGGACCAACCGGCCCCGGCGCCGGTTACGGGGGCCTTGGCCGCGAGCGTGTGA
- a CDS encoding LytR/AlgR family response regulator transcription factor: MRVLIADDEAAARRRLRELLERIDPTLEISGEAADGGEALRLIAATAPDLVLLDIRMPGLDGLEAARQVARLAEPPAVIFVTAYDDYALDAFEASAVDYLLKPVREQRLAAALGKARRFTPTAWRALEAALPKDQRPLRHYLCSQGSGGLSLIPLASVLYFRAESKYTTVRTRDGEFLIEDSLQTLEQEFGDRFVRIHRKALVAVDSIAGLRKSVSGVELRLSGVPEALPVSRRHLPSVRARLRQLAETRG, from the coding sequence ATGAGAGTGCTGATCGCTGACGACGAGGCCGCGGCCCGCCGCCGGCTACGGGAGCTCCTGGAGCGGATCGACCCGACCCTAGAGATCTCCGGCGAGGCCGCAGACGGCGGCGAAGCCCTGCGCTTGATCGCTGCCACCGCACCCGACCTGGTGCTGCTGGACATCCGGATGCCCGGCCTCGACGGCCTGGAAGCGGCGCGCCAAGTCGCACGCTTGGCGGAACCACCGGCGGTGATCTTCGTCACCGCCTACGACGACTATGCCCTGGACGCCTTTGAAGCCAGCGCCGTCGACTATCTGCTCAAGCCGGTGCGGGAGCAACGCCTGGCCGCCGCCTTGGGCAAGGCACGGCGCTTCACCCCGACCGCCTGGCGGGCCCTGGAGGCGGCCCTGCCCAAGGACCAGCGCCCGCTCCGCCACTACCTGTGCAGCCAAGGCTCCGGCGGGCTGAGCCTGATTCCGCTGGCTTCGGTGCTGTACTTCCGGGCCGAGAGCAAGTACACCACGGTGCGCACCCGGGACGGCGAGTTCCTGATCGAGGATTCGCTCCAGACCTTGGAGCAAGAATTCGGGGACCGCTTCGTCAGGATCCACCGCAAGGCCCTGGTGGCAGTGGACAGCATCGCCGGCCTGCGAAAGTCCGTGAGCGGGGTGGAACTTCGCCTGTCGGGGGTACCCGAGGCGCTGCCGGTCAGCCGCCGCCATCTGCCCAGCGTCCGGGCCCGCCTGCGGCAATTGGCCGAAACGCGCGGCTAG
- a CDS encoding CBU_0592 family membrane protein, which yields MAAFADPTQVLSLAGASLVLAAYVANLFRRLDSERAPYAALNALGSALLSYTALVEASPWGIVLIEVAWTAISLVALGRALSQRRTRRDQG from the coding sequence GTGGCAGCCTTTGCCGATCCCACTCAGGTTCTGTCCCTGGCCGGGGCGTCGCTGGTGCTGGCCGCCTACGTGGCCAATCTGTTTCGCCGCTTAGACAGTGAGCGCGCTCCCTACGCGGCCCTCAACGCCCTGGGATCGGCGCTCCTGAGCTATACCGCCCTGGTGGAGGCGTCCCCGTGGGGGATCGTGCTGATCGAGGTGGCCTGGACCGCGATCAGCCTGGTCGCCCTCGGGCGGGCCCTGAGCCAGCGGCGGACCCGCCGGGACCAGGGCTAA
- the hemC gene encoding hydroxymethylbilane synthase — MPDPIRIATRKSPLALWQAEHVATRLRAAHPGIAVELVKMTTRGDRILDAPLAKVGGKGLFVKELEQGLLEGAADLAVHSMKDLPAQLPAGLHLAAILRREDPRDAFISTRYRALAELPPGARVGTSSLRRQCQLKALFPRLETVNLRGNVDTRLERLDAGGYDAVILAVAGLKRLGLERRITAILPPELSLPAVGQGAIGIECRRDDPWINRLAGALHDPATALCVGAERAFNERLGGGCQVPVAGYAEWAGDRLRLRGLVASPDGSRVLRGALEGAPGEARALGVALAEQLLAQGAERILAELHG; from the coding sequence GTGCCCGATCCCATCCGCATCGCCACTCGCAAAAGCCCGCTGGCCCTCTGGCAGGCGGAGCACGTCGCGACCCGCCTGCGCGCCGCCCATCCCGGCATCGCCGTGGAGCTGGTGAAAATGACCACCCGCGGCGATCGGATCCTCGACGCCCCCCTCGCCAAGGTGGGCGGTAAGGGCCTGTTCGTGAAGGAACTGGAGCAGGGGCTCCTGGAGGGGGCCGCCGACCTGGCGGTGCACTCCATGAAGGACCTGCCCGCCCAGCTGCCGGCCGGGCTGCACCTGGCCGCCATCCTGCGCCGTGAGGATCCCCGCGACGCCTTCATCTCGACGCGTTACCGCGCCCTCGCCGAACTGCCGCCCGGGGCCCGGGTCGGCACCTCCAGCCTGCGCCGCCAGTGCCAGCTGAAAGCCCTGTTCCCGCGCCTGGAAACCGTCAACCTGCGCGGCAACGTGGACACGCGCCTGGAACGGCTCGACGCCGGCGGCTACGACGCCGTGATCCTGGCCGTGGCCGGCTTGAAGCGCCTGGGCCTGGAGCGGCGCATCACCGCGATCCTGCCGCCGGAGCTCAGCCTGCCCGCAGTGGGCCAGGGCGCCATCGGCATCGAGTGCCGCCGCGACGACCCCTGGATCAACCGCTTGGCGGGCGCGCTGCACGACCCTGCGACGGCGCTCTGCGTCGGCGCCGAGCGGGCCTTCAACGAGCGGCTCGGGGGCGGCTGCCAGGTGCCTGTGGCGGGCTATGCCGAATGGGCCGGGGATCGCCTCCGGCTGCGCGGCCTGGTCGCCAGCCCCGATGGCAGTCGGGTGCTACGCGGCGCGCTGGAAGGGGCGCCCGGAGAAGCCCGCGCCCTGGGCGTGGCCCTCGCCGAGCAGCTGTTGGCCCAGGGCGCCGAGCGCATCCTCGCCGAACTGCACGGGTGA
- a CDS encoding sensor histidine kinase, producing MNTPEPFLPDFCSLPAAFFVVMGSLALAFVLTLADASTTGAFWPALGLRGFFIVWIALPSAALLCALRRPLARLDPARAGLAAFGVVEAMTLLVATLAQRGLPELGYPPPLAGPALPRILAISGLVTAAWLRYHYLQLRWQRQARAETLARLEALQARMHPHFLFNSLEAIAGLIGKDPVAAERLLLDLADVYRAILRRNAQPVPLPEELALTRQYLRLEQQRLGSRLTVRWALKHVPADALIPPLSLQPLVENAIRHGVEPSAAGGRVDIGCRLGREGLVVVVRNTLPASGAARPLRRGAREALANLRARLEARFPGQARLTTGLCADSYEARLILPYPTRRHESADR from the coding sequence ATGAACACGCCGGAACCGTTCCTACCCGACTTTTGCTCCCTACCGGCCGCTTTCTTCGTGGTCATGGGGAGCCTGGCCCTGGCCTTCGTGCTGACCTTGGCCGATGCTTCCACGACCGGCGCTTTCTGGCCCGCGCTCGGCCTGCGGGGTTTTTTCATCGTCTGGATCGCCCTGCCCAGCGCCGCCCTGCTGTGCGCCTTGCGCCGCCCCCTGGCCCGGCTCGACCCGGCGCGGGCCGGGCTCGCCGCCTTCGGGGTAGTGGAGGCCATGACCCTGCTGGTCGCCACCCTCGCCCAGCGGGGCCTCCCGGAGCTGGGCTATCCACCGCCGCTGGCGGGCCCGGCGCTGCCGCGTATCCTGGCCATCAGCGGCTTGGTGACGGCGGCCTGGCTCCGCTATCACTACCTGCAGCTGCGCTGGCAGCGGCAGGCGCGGGCGGAAACCCTGGCCCGGCTCGAGGCCCTCCAGGCGCGCATGCATCCCCACTTCCTGTTCAATAGCCTGGAGGCCATCGCCGGCTTGATCGGCAAGGATCCGGTGGCGGCCGAACGATTGCTGCTGGATCTTGCCGATGTGTATCGCGCCATTCTCCGGCGCAACGCCCAACCGGTGCCGTTGCCGGAGGAACTGGCCTTGACCCGCCAGTATCTGCGCCTCGAGCAGCAACGCCTAGGATCCCGTCTGACCGTGCGCTGGGCTTTGAAGCACGTGCCGGCGGACGCCCTGATTCCCCCGTTGAGCCTGCAACCCTTGGTGGAGAATGCCATCCGCCATGGGGTCGAGCCGTCCGCCGCCGGTGGTCGGGTGGACATCGGCTGCCGGCTGGGCCGGGAGGGCTTGGTGGTGGTGGTCCGCAACACTCTGCCCGCCAGCGGCGCGGCCCGGCCGCTCCGGCGCGGTGCCCGCGAAGCCCTGGCCAACCTGCGGGCCCGGCTGGAGGCGCGCTTCCCCGGCCAGGCCCGCTTGACCACCGGGCTGTGCGCCGACAGCTACGAAGCCCGGTTGATCCTCCCCTATCCCACCCGGCGCCATGAGAGTGCTGATCGCTGA
- a CDS encoding uroporphyrinogen-III synthase: MADAADRSLAGISVLVTRPAEQADGLCALIEAAGGRARRLPLLAIAPTGNAAAQAALSQPEQWDWVIFLSANAVRWAPAIDRWPRRPRPRLAAIGAATAAALRAAGLPVDLIPEPQFNTESLLANPALRQVAGARILIVRGVGGRELLAEVLGQRGAEIAYAEVYRRIRPTVDAAALIELWRGGGVDAVVATSGETLQHLMELLGPVGAEFADRTPLVVIGTRLAELARRHGWRRVLVAEPASDRGIADALRHCRRPPPGGLPPASEST, from the coding sequence ATGGCGGACGCGGCGGATCGTTCCCTCGCCGGCATCTCGGTGCTGGTCACCCGCCCGGCGGAACAGGCCGATGGCCTCTGCGCCCTGATCGAGGCGGCCGGGGGTCGGGCACGGCGGCTGCCGCTCCTGGCCATCGCGCCGACCGGCAACGCCGCCGCCCAGGCCGCCCTGAGCCAGCCAGAACAGTGGGACTGGGTCATTTTCCTCAGCGCTAACGCGGTCCGCTGGGCGCCCGCCATCGACCGCTGGCCCCGCCGGCCACGCCCGCGCCTCGCGGCGATCGGCGCGGCCACGGCAGCGGCGCTGCGGGCAGCGGGGCTGCCGGTAGACCTGATCCCGGAACCGCAGTTTAATACCGAGTCGCTCCTGGCGAACCCGGCCCTGCGCCAGGTGGCGGGGGCCCGGATCCTGATCGTGCGCGGCGTGGGAGGGCGCGAGCTGCTCGCCGAGGTGCTCGGGCAGCGCGGCGCGGAGATCGCCTACGCCGAGGTATACCGGCGGATTCGCCCCACCGTGGACGCCGCCGCCCTGATCGAGCTGTGGCGGGGCGGCGGGGTCGACGCAGTGGTGGCGACCAGCGGCGAGACTTTGCAGCATCTCATGGAACTTTTGGGCCCCGTGGGAGCCGAATTCGCCGATCGGACGCCGCTGGTGGTCATCGGCACCCGTCTCGCGGAACTGGCCCGCCGGCACGGGTGGCGCCGAGTTCTGGTGGCGGAACCGGCCAGCGACCGTGGCATCGCCGACGCGCTCCGTCACTGCCGGCGCCCGCCGCCCGGCGGCCTGCCCCCAGCCAGCGAATCGACCTAG